Genomic window (Gemmatimonadota bacterium):
GGCCGAGGACCTCAAGCACAAACGGCAGGTCGCGATCAAGGTGCTCAAGCCCGAACTCGCCGCTGTGATCGGGGCCGATCGCTTTCTCACGGAGATCCGTACCACCGCGAATCTGCAGCACCCGCACATCCTGCCGCTGCACGACTCGGGCAGCGTCGACGGCACGGTGTTCTACGTGATGCCGTTCATCGCCGGCGAATCGCTCCGCGACCGCCTCGAGCGCGAACAGCAACTCCCCGTCGCCGACGCGGTCCGCATCGCAAGCCAGGTAGCGAGCGCGCTCGACTACGCGCATCGCCAGGGCGTGATCCACCGGGATATCAAGCCCGAAAACATCCTGCTGCACGACGGCAGCGCGCTCGTGGCCGATTTCGGCATCGCGCTTGCCGCCGCCCAGACGGCTGGCGGCCGACGCATGACGGAGACGGGGATGTCGTTGGGCACGCCCACCTACATGAGCCCCGAGCAGGCGATGGGCGAACGCACGCTCGATGCGCGCACCGACGTGTACGCGTTAGGCTGCGTGTTGTACGAGATGCTTGCCGGCGAGCCGCCGTTCACGGGCCCCTCGGCGCAAGCGATCGTGGCGCGGGTGATGACGGAAGCACCGCGGGGGCTCGGAGTGCAGCGCAGTACGGTGCCCGCCAACGTGGAGGCGGCGGTGTCGACCGCGCTGTCCAAGCTGCCGGCGGATCGATTCCCGACAGCCGCGGCTTTCGCTTCGGCGCTCAGCGACCCGGCGTTTGGGCGCGTGGCAGCCGGCGCAGGCCACCCGGCGTCGTCGGCCTGGACACCGCGTCGCCTCACGGCGATCGCTGTCGTTGCAGCCGTGGCGGTCGTGGCGGGAGTACTGCTGGGGCGGGCGACGGTGCGCTCGGCGGCGGGTTCGACCGACATCGTGGTGTCGGCGCTCGTGCCTCCGGAAGGCGAGGACTTCAGCGACCGTCGTTCGTTTGGTGCGTTATCCCCCGATGGGCAGCGCTTCGCGTTCGTCTCCCTCTCCATGAAGGGCGAGCGTTATCTGTGGATTCGTGATCTCGCCGCGTTCCAGGCCGAGCGGATCGAGGGGACGCTCGGCGCGAGTGCGCCCTTCTGGTCGCCGGACGGTCGATCCATCGCCTTCTTCGCCAATGGTTTCCTTCAACGCCTCGACCTGGAGAACGGGACGAAAAACGCGCTGTGTCCGCCTCTGACGCAAGGTCCGGAGCGTGGGGTGCCGACAATCTCATCGTGATGGCCACGGCTCGTGGCATCGAGCGGCACCGCCTGGGCCGGGCCGAGTGCGAAGTCGCGATCCCTGCGAAGGACGGGTTTCGGTTTACGAACCCCTCGGTAGTCGATGACGGGCCGCTGGTCCTGTTCGACCGGGGCCGCTATTCGGAGTCGGACTCGGGATCGTGGGGCGATCGATATGCGCTGGCCATGGGCAACATGGAGTCGGGTACGATTTCCACGCTCATCCCCGGGGCCTGGACGCCGACCTTCATCGCCCCCGATCTCGTGCTGTACGCCAAGGCCACGCCAGAGGGCAGCTCTGGGGGATATTCGCGCAACGCCTGAGCCGCGACCGTACCCGGCTGGAGGGAGAACCGATCGCCCTCACCGAATCCGCGAGAAACACTGACCTGCAGTGGTCCTATGCGGTCTCGGCCGGTGGCACGTTGCTGTATCTCCCCAGTCCGGGCGACCGCGAGAAGTGGTGGTGGACCGCCGGGGCACGGTGCTCGATACCGTGCGCCAGCGCGGCGCATATACCCACAGCGTAGCAAACAGACGTCGCTGGGTCGCGATGGCGGCCGGCTTCGACCTGTGGCTCCACGATCTCGACCGCGGCACGTCGACACCCGTTCTCACCAACGACATGGGGCAATTCGCGTTCGACCCGATTTGGTCGCCCGACGACGCGTCGCTCTCCTTCGGTTCCTGCAGCTACGGGAAAGTGGACGAACTCCCCAAGGGAATCCATCGCGTGCCGGTCGACGAGTGCCGACGGGTGACCGATTGGACGAAGGATGGGCGATACCTGATCATCGAACTGGGGGGGCGCCAGGCGTTAACAGCGACCGTTGCCGCCTGGGATGTCGACAAGAAGGAGAGCGTCGGACTCTTCGAGATTTCGGGGATCCTCGCGGACGCTCGGGTCTCGCCTGATGGCCGCTGGATCGCCTACATGAGCTCAGAGACCGGAGTGCCGGAGGTCTATGTACGCCGGTTCCTTGCGAGCGGCCGGGCGATCCGGCTCACCAGTGGCGGCGCGCGGTCGCCGAGGTGGCGCGCCGATGGGCGCGAGTTCTACTACCAGACCTCCGACGGTCTCATCATGGCCGTACCCGTGCCGCCGAGCGGCGACATCGCAGCGGCGGTCGCCGCGCCCTTTTTCCTGGCGCCAGCGTACGCGCGCCTGATGCTCGCGGACCGTGGCACATCCTTCGACGTGACGCCTGACGGTCAGCAGTTCGTGCTGCGCATGGACGGGTCGGGCAACCACGCCGTGCTGATGCAGAACTGGGCGGCGCGGCTTGAAGGCGGCACCTCGCCGAGCGCCAAGCGATGACTCGCCCAGCTCCCGCGCCCACGCCCCGGAACGTCGCGCCGTCGATGACAGACGGTTTCCAGCGTGCCTCACCCTGACCCCTCCGCACCAATGCATCGCTCAAGCGAGACTGAGACACTTCATTGTGCAGCGACCGCTGCCGGCGCCACCGCTCCGGTGACGATCGCGCCGCCCCGGCTCACCCCCGCCGGTATGCGAGCATTGCGCTTCTTCCTCCTCGTCGTCGTCGTGGGCTGCGATGCGGCACCTCCTGACGTGGAGTGGCGCGAGTACGCGAGCGACGCAGCGAGCTCGCGCTTCGCACGTGTCGATCAAGTCGATGCAACGAACGTCGGGCAACTCGAGGTCGCGTGGCGGTGGACATCGCCCGACGAGGCCATCCGCGCCAAACGTCCCGAACTGTGGACGCACCTCAACCAGTCGACCCCACTCATGGTAGGGGGCGTGATCTACACCAGCACCTCCATGAGCCAGGTCGCGGCGATCGACGCCGCCACCGGTGAGACGCGCTGGGTGTTCGACCCCGAGAGCCACAAAGTCGGCTCCTCACCAAACCACTATCACAACCGAGGCGTCGCCTTCTGGGAGCGCGGCGGCGAGCGACGCGTCATCATCGCCACCGGCGATGCCATGCTCTTCGCGCTTGACGCAGCCACCGGAAAGCCGGTCCCCACCTTCGGCACCGACGGCCGCATTGACCTCACGCAGGGGCTGCGACGCCCCATCGACCGGCTTGACTACGGCGTGAATTCACCACCGATCATCTGTCGCGATCGCATCATCGTCGGCTCGTCCATCACCGACTACCCGCGCAACAAGATCATGCCGCCCGGTGACGTGCGCGGCTTCGACGTGGTGACGGGGAAGCAGGAGTGGGTCTTCGAGTCCATCCCGCAGCCCGGCAGCTTCGGCGCGGAGACCTGGCAGGGTAAGTCGGGGCAGCACACTGGGAATACCAATGTCTGGACGATGATGAGCTGCGACAACGAGCTTGGATTCGTGTACCTGCCGTTCGGCACGCCCAGCAACGACTACTACGCGGTCGACCGTCCCGGCGACAACCTCTTTTCCGAAAGCCTCGTCGCCGTGAACGCCACCACGGGCGAGCGGCAATGGCACTTCCAGATGGTACACCACGGCGTGTGGGACTACGATCTCCCGGCGGCGCCGAACCTGGTGGACATCACCGTGGACGGTCGCCCCATCAAGGCCGTGGCGCAGGTGAGCAAACATGGCTTCGTCTACGTGTTCGACCGGGTGACAGGCGAGCCGGTCTGGCCCATCGAAGAAC
Coding sequences:
- a CDS encoding protein kinase — translated: MTTRLAAALADRYRIARELGQGGMATVHLAEDLKHKRQVAIKVLKPELAAVIGADRFLTEIRTTANLQHPHILPLHDSGSVDGTVFYVMPFIAGESLRDRLEREQQLPVADAVRIASQVASALDYAHRQGVIHRDIKPENILLHDGSALVADFGIALAAAQTAGGRRMTETGMSLGTPTYMSPEQAMGERTLDARTDVYALGCVLYEMLAGEPPFTGPSAQAIVARVMTEAPRGLGVQRSTVPANVEAAVSTALSKLPADRFPTAAAFASALSDPAFGRVAAGAGHPASSAWTPRRLTAIAVVAAVAVVAGVLLGRATVRSAAGSTDIVVSALVPPEGEDFSDRRSFGALSPDGQRFAFVSLSMKGERYLWIRDLAAFQAERIEGTLGASAPFWSPDGRSIAFFANGFLQRLDLENGTKNALCPPLTQGPERGVPTISS
- a CDS encoding PD40 domain-containing protein, with the translated sequence MDRRGTVLDTVRQRGAYTHSVANRRRWVAMAAGFDLWLHDLDRGTSTPVLTNDMGQFAFDPIWSPDDASLSFGSCSYGKVDELPKGIHRVPVDECRRVTDWTKDGRYLIIELGGRQALTATVAAWDVDKKESVGLFEISGILADARVSPDGRWIAYMSSETGVPEVYVRRFLASGRAIRLTSGGARSPRWRADGREFYYQTSDGLIMAVPVPPSGDIAAAVAAPFFLAPAYARLMLADRGTSFDVTPDGQQFVLRMDGSGNHAVLMQNWAARLEGGTSPSAKR
- a CDS encoding PQQ-binding-like beta-propeller repeat protein yields the protein MHRSSETETLHCAATAAGATAPVTIAPPRLTPAGMRALRFFLLVVVVGCDAAPPDVEWREYASDAASSRFARVDQVDATNVGQLEVAWRWTSPDEAIRAKRPELWTHLNQSTPLMVGGVIYTSTSMSQVAAIDAATGETRWVFDPESHKVGSSPNHYHNRGVAFWERGGERRVIIATGDAMLFALDAATGKPVPTFGTDGRIDLTQGLRRPIDRLDYGVNSPPIICRDRIIVGSSITDYPRNKIMPPGDVRGFDVVTGKQEWVFESIPQPGSFGAETWQGKSGQHTGNTNVWTMMSCDNELGFVYLPFGTPSNDYYAVDRPGDNLFSESLVAVNATTGERQWHFQMVHHGVWDYDLPAAPNLVDITVDGRPIKAVAQVSKHGFVYVFDRVTGEPVWPIEERPVLQTPVLAGEKLSPTQPFPTKPAPFDRQGLTNDDLIDFTPELRAEAEAIVARYHHGPLFTPIGARGTILLPGTAGGGNWAGAAVDPERGMLYVPSHTSPTLIELSAPPLGGDGYHKLWGTQAPVPGPRGLPITKPPYGRITAIDLNTGEHRWMQTVGEGPRNHEAIRHLNLPPLGWNRRAHVMLTPSLLFAAQGGDADEGHGIAPRLNAAEANLRNDDPALLAFDPRDGRQLAKVPLPANATGAFITYMLGGVQYIVIPVGGASLPAELVALRLPARR